The Methanomicrobiales archaeon HGW-Methanomicrobiales-1 genome includes a region encoding these proteins:
- a CDS encoding NADH-quinone oxidoreductase subunit L: protein MQLAQLLIFLILFPLIAAFFLFLAKRDLDRAWIVKLSALTIGIVSVYLLISTYDKGGLMVSGIPAEPTGMIMFILEMLIALAILYLGIVHKKWLVVALIIIQSAVMLYFELVYAHAIHVQSNLFIDEFSNILALIIGIIGSLICVYSLGYMKFFHEHHPEMPDRRPWFFAVMFVFIAAMFGLVFSNNLLWVYFFWEVTTLCSFLLIGYTKTEEATNNAFLALWMNLLGGIAFAVAIVYLAMFGNGIMGLDELLASGKIIALIPAALIGFAGLTKAAQLPFSSWLVGAMVAPTPVSALLHSSTMVKAGVYIIVRLAPIFQSTFTGYLIAMVGALTFLIASGIAISQSNAKRVLAYSTIANLGLIVACAGIGTYEAIWAAILLIVFHAISKSLLFLSVGTVEHRIKSREIDDMNGLIVRMPKIAAMMVIGMAGMFLAPFGMLISKWAAIRAFMDAPYGFVFVIILVFGSAMTLFFWAKWMGKIIAVTSDGKNIEGEVDHSEWAALVSLAGLSLITTLVFPLLSTKLLEPFLMENYGHVAQLSQDNIIIMMMMLMLLVILPLSILIPTRKHRHVSPYMSGRTTTHDMRFSGSLGVQKKTVLSSYYLTEYFGEMKLKTAGIWLCSALIGIMFVATALQGVIL, encoded by the coding sequence GTGCAACTTGCGCAGCTGTTAATATTTCTCATCCTGTTTCCGCTCATCGCCGCGTTCTTTTTGTTTCTGGCAAAAAGAGACTTAGATCGCGCCTGGATTGTGAAACTGTCTGCACTGACGATTGGGATTGTCAGTGTCTACCTGTTGATATCGACCTATGATAAGGGGGGCCTTATGGTCTCTGGCATCCCGGCAGAACCGACCGGCATGATCATGTTCATCCTCGAGATGCTGATTGCTCTTGCGATCCTGTATCTCGGTATCGTGCACAAGAAGTGGCTCGTTGTGGCGCTCATTATTATCCAGTCCGCAGTGATGCTCTACTTCGAACTGGTGTATGCCCATGCGATCCATGTGCAGTCGAACCTGTTCATCGATGAATTCTCCAATATCCTGGCACTCATTATCGGTATCATCGGCAGTCTCATCTGCGTGTATTCGCTGGGCTACATGAAGTTCTTCCATGAACACCACCCGGAGATGCCGGACCGGAGACCCTGGTTCTTTGCAGTCATGTTTGTCTTCATCGCAGCCATGTTCGGGCTGGTCTTTTCCAATAATCTCCTCTGGGTCTATTTCTTCTGGGAAGTCACTACCCTCTGTTCATTCCTGCTGATCGGGTACACAAAGACCGAAGAAGCTACCAATAACGCCTTCTTGGCCCTTTGGATGAACCTGCTTGGCGGTATTGCATTTGCCGTGGCCATTGTCTACCTTGCCATGTTCGGCAATGGTATCATGGGTCTGGACGAACTGCTCGCTTCCGGAAAGATAATTGCGCTCATCCCGGCAGCTCTCATTGGGTTCGCCGGTCTCACCAAGGCAGCCCAGCTGCCATTCTCCTCGTGGCTTGTAGGGGCAATGGTGGCGCCAACACCGGTCTCGGCACTCCTCCACTCCAGCACCATGGTAAAGGCCGGGGTCTATATTATTGTCAGACTTGCCCCCATATTCCAGTCCACCTTTACCGGATATCTTATTGCGATGGTGGGAGCGCTTACCTTCCTTATCGCATCCGGCATTGCCATATCGCAGAGTAATGCAAAACGGGTGCTCGCCTACTCAACAATAGCTAACCTGGGTCTCATCGTTGCCTGCGCCGGTATCGGGACCTATGAGGCGATCTGGGCCGCAATTCTCTTAATTGTCTTCCATGCGATCTCCAAGTCCCTGCTCTTCCTCTCGGTCGGGACGGTCGAGCACCGGATCAAGAGCCGCGAGATCGATGATATGAACGGGCTCATCGTGCGGATGCCAAAGATTGCTGCCATGATGGTGATCGGTATGGCCGGTATGTTCCTTGCACCGTTTGGTATGCTGATCTCCAAGTGGGCGGCAATACGGGCATTTATGGATGCCCCGTATGGTTTTGTATTTGTCATCATCCTCGTCTTTGGCAGCGCCATGACGCTTTTCTTCTGGGCCAAATGGATGGGCAAGATCATTGCTGTCACGTCAGATGGTAAGAACATCGAAGGAGAGGTTGATCACAGCGAGTGGGCGGCCCTGGTATCGCTTGCCGGGCTCTCGCTCATTACCACGCTGGTCTTCCCGCTGCTCTCGACAAAACTTCTTGAGCCCTTCCTCATGGAGAACTATGGTCACGTAGCCCAGTTGTCGCAGGACAATATCATTATCATGATGATGATGCTTATGCTCCTGGTTATCCTGCCGTTGAGCATCCTGATCCCCACGAGAAAACACCGGCATGTTTCACCTTATATGAGTGGCAGAACCACCACGCATGATATGCGGTTCTCCGGATCATTAGGGGTCCAGAAAAAGACGGTGCTCTCGAGCTATTATCTCACGGAGTATTTCGGTGAAATGAAACTCAAAACCGCAGGGATCTGGCTCTGTTCAGCACTCATCGGTATCATGTTTGTTGCAACCGCGTTGCAGGGGGTGATCCTGTGA
- a CDS encoding flavodoxin — protein sequence MDARILVAYASRNGSTAEIAQAIGKELAAAGLAVDVAGIKTISTLAGYTAVVVGGPLYMGSVDGAVGKFIGRYHEQLQNLPVAAFAVGLAPKNPDPGAVEMAMGALKKSLGPLTPVSSALFAGKLDPAKVNFVMRKFLAMAKIPSGDFRDWDAIAAWARELPEKLHRG from the coding sequence ATGGATGCACGAATACTTGTTGCCTATGCATCGCGGAACGGATCAACTGCAGAGATTGCGCAGGCGATAGGAAAAGAACTGGCAGCCGCAGGACTCGCAGTTGATGTCGCCGGGATCAAGACCATTTCAACGCTCGCGGGATACACCGCGGTCGTGGTAGGCGGGCCGCTCTATATGGGGAGTGTCGATGGCGCTGTGGGAAAATTTATCGGGAGATATCACGAGCAGCTCCAGAACCTGCCGGTTGCTGCCTTTGCCGTCGGGCTTGCGCCAAAGAACCCGGATCCCGGTGCCGTTGAGATGGCAATGGGTGCCCTGAAAAAATCCCTTGGACCCCTCACCCCCGTATCATCTGCCCTGTTTGCCGGTAAACTGGATCCGGCAAAGGTTAACTTTGTGATGCGGAAGTTCCTGGCAATGGCAAAGATCCCGAGCGGTGATTTCCGCGACTGGGATGCGATTGCCGCATGGGCGAGGGAGCTGCCGGAAAAGCTGCACCGGGGGTGA
- a CDS encoding flavodoxin, with product MKVLAINGSPRKTWNTAMLLQNALDGAASTGAETELIHLYDLDFKGCTSCFACKLKGGKSYGKCAMQDGLTPVLEQIQDADALVLGSPIYFGTVTGEMRCFMERLLFPYLAYTNPPSSIFNGKIRTAFVYTMNVSEQQMKDFHYTVHTGLNESILNRTFGNAESFFSCETLQFEDYDKVVFNYFDPEERKERRKTVFPQDCKRAFELGARLVQAGKEVTRS from the coding sequence ATGAAAGTACTTGCAATCAACGGAAGCCCACGGAAAACGTGGAATACTGCGATGCTGCTGCAGAACGCCCTCGATGGCGCTGCATCCACAGGTGCGGAAACAGAACTGATCCATCTCTATGATCTCGATTTTAAGGGATGTACAAGCTGTTTTGCGTGCAAACTGAAAGGCGGGAAGAGCTACGGGAAATGTGCCATGCAGGACGGGCTGACCCCGGTGCTCGAACAGATACAGGATGCAGATGCACTCGTCCTCGGCTCCCCGATCTATTTCGGCACCGTCACCGGGGAGATGCGCTGTTTTATGGAGCGGCTCCTTTTTCCGTACCTTGCGTACACCAACCCTCCGTCATCCATTTTCAACGGGAAGATCCGGACCGCGTTCGTGTACACGATGAACGTCTCAGAACAGCAGATGAAAGATTTCCATTACACCGTGCATACCGGGCTGAATGAGAGCATCCTCAATCGCACGTTCGGGAACGCTGAATCATTCTTCTCCTGTGAGACGCTCCAGTTCGAGGACTACGATAAGGTCGTTTTCAATTATTTCGACCCGGAAGAGCGAAAAGAGCGGCGGAAGACTGTTTTCCCGCAGGACTGCAAACGGGCGTTTGAGCTGGGAGCACGGCTTGTGCAGGCCGGAAAAGAGGTAACCCGGAGTTAA
- a CDS encoding YHS domain-containing protein: MPTDPVCLMIFNEEDAKFSSTYKDQKYYFCCNWCKKQFDENPKRYSRISNDISVNLKEVR, translated from the coding sequence ATGCCGACTGATCCTGTCTGTCTTATGATATTCAATGAAGAAGATGCAAAGTTCTCCAGCACCTATAAAGATCAGAAATATTACTTCTGCTGTAACTGGTGCAAGAAACAGTTTGACGAGAATCCGAAGCGATACAGCCGGATCTCCAATGATATCAGTGTCAACCTGAAAGAAGTGAGATAA
- a CDS encoding NADH:ubiquinone oxidoreductase: MTYLAKSPWIIHYDASSCNGCDIEILACLTPMYDVERFGIINTGNPKHADIFVVTGSINEQNRDIIQNIYNQMPDPKVVVAVGICACSGGVFRECYNVAGGIDKLIPVDVYVPGCAARPESIIDGIVTALGILEEKRSKQVSSPTVSDHAHIEHHNHAEGGAQ, translated from the coding sequence ATGACCTATCTTGCAAAATCCCCGTGGATCATCCACTACGATGCATCGAGCTGCAATGGCTGCGATATCGAGATCCTTGCCTGTCTTACGCCGATGTACGATGTCGAGCGGTTCGGTATCATCAATACCGGTAACCCGAAACATGCGGATATCTTTGTTGTGACCGGCTCGATCAATGAACAGAACCGGGATATCATCCAGAACATCTACAACCAGATGCCGGATCCGAAGGTGGTTGTTGCCGTTGGTATCTGCGCATGCTCCGGTGGAGTATTCCGGGAATGTTACAATGTAGCCGGTGGTATCGACAAACTCATACCGGTTGATGTCTATGTGCCCGGGTGTGCAGCACGCCCCGAGTCAATCATCGACGGGATTGTCACTGCGCTGGGCATTCTTGAAGAGAAACGGAGCAAACAGGTGAGTTCCCCCACGGTTTCTGAC
- a CDS encoding Ech hydrogenase subunit EchB: protein MIDIIWAIVFVLVAPVVGGLVAGIDRKITAHMQGRVGPSIFQSFYDVGKLFEKEQEVVNETQIFYAICYTIFMIFTGALFFAGGDLLLVIFALTLAQIFLVLGAFAANSPYSYVGAERELLQIMAYEPMVILAAVGMFVATKSFNVSDIATTTTPVVLLIPGIFLGFLYVLTIKLRKSPFDISTSHHAHQEIVKGVTTEFSGPSLGLIEICHWYETVFLLGFVYLFFGFNPLIGVAAVIIVYLLEILVDNTNARVKWQLAVKSSWLIAAVVGVVNLAALYFGWGGL, encoded by the coding sequence GTGATCGATATTATCTGGGCAATTGTCTTTGTCCTTGTAGCACCTGTTGTCGGTGGACTGGTTGCAGGTATTGACCGGAAGATCACTGCTCACATGCAGGGCAGGGTCGGCCCCTCAATCTTTCAGTCATTCTACGATGTAGGCAAACTCTTCGAAAAAGAACAGGAGGTTGTAAACGAGACGCAGATCTTCTATGCGATCTGTTATACCATCTTTATGATATTTACCGGAGCGCTGTTCTTTGCCGGTGGGGATCTGCTGCTGGTCATCTTTGCACTCACCCTGGCGCAGATCTTCCTCGTACTGGGCGCATTTGCGGCTAATTCCCCTTACAGTTATGTGGGGGCGGAACGGGAACTGCTCCAGATCATGGCCTATGAACCCATGGTGATCCTGGCAGCAGTGGGCATGTTTGTCGCAACAAAGAGCTTCAATGTCAGCGATATCGCAACAACCACGACACCGGTTGTCCTTCTCATCCCTGGTATTTTCCTTGGGTTCCTCTACGTGCTGACCATCAAATTGCGCAAATCGCCGTTCGATATCTCGACATCGCACCATGCACACCAGGAAATTGTAAAAGGCGTTACTACAGAGTTTTCCGGGCCTTCACTGGGCCTCATTGAGATCTGCCACTGGTACGAAACGGTTTTTTTACTCGGATTTGTCTACCTCTTCTTCGGGTTCAACCCATTGATTGGTGTAGCAGCCGTCATCATTGTCTACCTGTTAGAGATCCTGGTCGATAACACAAATGCCCGTGTCAAGTGGCAGCTTGCGGTGAAGAGCTCATGGCTGATTGCCGCAGTCGTGGGTGTGGTCAACCTGGCTGCACTCTACTTCGGTTGGGGAGGTTTATGA
- the hppA gene encoding sodium-translocating pyrophosphatase (pyrophosphate-energized proton pump; pyrophosphate-energized inorganic pyrophosphatase; H+-PPase; can cleave pyrophosphate to two phosphates; can generate a proton motive force and drive pyrophosphate synthesis when PMF is sufficient): MIDFVLLIVIAICIIALGLAAILTRNLLSQDEGTPKMREVADAIRVGAEAFIKRQYSTIAVLAVVAAVVIFAIYYLTNQQAIALATAAAFIVGAACSAVAGVVAMWIAVRTNIRTASAAQTSDGKALDFSFRGGAISGLIITSMSLLGVSLTYIALGADPQTTPFVIIGFAFGASFVALFAQLGGGIYTKAADVGADIVGKVEAGIPEDDVRNPATIADLVGDNVGDCAGRGADLFESTAAENIGAMILGVALFPIFGVNGILFPIVMCSLGLLASMIGILSVKGVDGADPMDAMNRGYYITALISAVFLAGGVYYLLGATPGWIYFVLAGFVGIALSVAFLRVTLYYTDHHYRPVQDIADASETGAGTNIIMGFSVGLETTAIPAVLIGVSLLASYWCGLQTGIPQGGLYGTAVATIGMLMVCAYVLTMDTFGPIADNAGGIVEMSQAPDAVRHRMDKLDAAGNTTKALTKGYAIGSASLAVFLLFNAYMADISKLTGKAFDVVNLANVNVFVGALIGAMLVFLFASLAIRAVSKTAQYVIEEVRIQFRDPGIMAGTKKPDYARVIDITTQGALKNMILPGALVILFPIIIGVTMKYEALAGFLMVATITGILMALILNNSGGAWDNAKKYIETGVHGGKKSEAHKAAVIGDTVGDPFKDTAGPSLHVLIKLLATLTLVLAPLFI, encoded by the coding sequence ATGATCGACTTTGTATTACTCATCGTAATTGCGATATGTATCATCGCACTGGGACTCGCAGCAATCCTGACGCGTAACCTCCTCTCACAGGATGAGGGAACGCCCAAGATGCGCGAAGTTGCCGATGCGATTCGGGTGGGTGCAGAAGCATTCATCAAGCGCCAGTATTCGACTATCGCCGTGCTCGCCGTCGTGGCTGCCGTTGTGATCTTTGCTATTTATTACCTCACCAACCAACAGGCGATTGCCCTCGCTACGGCCGCGGCATTCATCGTTGGTGCAGCCTGCAGTGCGGTTGCCGGTGTCGTCGCCATGTGGATTGCCGTAAGGACCAACATCCGCACAGCATCCGCGGCCCAGACCAGTGACGGGAAGGCACTTGACTTCTCATTCCGCGGCGGGGCCATCTCAGGTCTGATCATCACCTCGATGTCACTCCTCGGGGTCTCGCTGACGTATATCGCTCTCGGTGCAGACCCGCAGACAACTCCGTTCGTCATCATCGGGTTCGCGTTTGGTGCCTCGTTCGTGGCACTCTTCGCCCAGCTCGGTGGCGGTATCTACACGAAAGCCGCTGATGTCGGCGCAGACATTGTCGGCAAAGTCGAGGCCGGTATCCCTGAAGACGATGTCCGGAACCCGGCCACCATTGCAGACCTTGTCGGTGACAATGTCGGTGACTGTGCAGGCCGTGGCGCTGACCTCTTCGAGTCCACTGCAGCCGAGAACATCGGTGCAATGATCCTCGGTGTCGCGCTCTTCCCGATCTTCGGTGTCAACGGGATTCTTTTCCCCATCGTCATGTGTTCGCTCGGTCTCCTCGCGAGCATGATCGGTATCCTTTCCGTCAAGGGTGTCGATGGTGCCGACCCGATGGACGCCATGAACCGCGGATACTATATCACCGCCCTCATCTCAGCAGTCTTCCTCGCTGGCGGAGTCTATTACCTCCTCGGTGCAACACCCGGCTGGATATACTTCGTCCTTGCAGGTTTCGTGGGTATTGCCCTTTCCGTAGCCTTCCTCAGGGTCACCCTCTACTACACCGACCACCACTACCGGCCAGTGCAGGATATCGCTGACGCCTCTGAAACCGGAGCAGGAACTAACATCATCATGGGATTCTCGGTCGGTCTTGAGACCACCGCGATTCCGGCAGTCCTTATCGGAGTTTCCCTCCTCGCTTCGTACTGGTGCGGGCTCCAGACCGGTATCCCCCAGGGCGGTCTCTACGGTACTGCCGTTGCAACCATCGGTATGCTGATGGTCTGCGCCTACGTCCTTACCATGGACACCTTCGGCCCAATTGCCGACAATGCCGGCGGTATCGTCGAGATGAGCCAGGCCCCTGACGCAGTCAGGCACCGCATGGACAAGCTCGATGCAGCCGGCAACACCACAAAGGCACTTACCAAAGGGTATGCCATCGGCAGTGCATCCCTCGCGGTATTCCTGCTTTTCAACGCCTACATGGCCGACATTTCCAAGCTCACCGGCAAGGCATTCGATGTTGTCAACCTGGCAAACGTAAACGTCTTTGTCGGAGCACTCATCGGCGCAATGCTCGTCTTCCTCTTTGCAAGCCTCGCCATCCGTGCAGTCTCCAAGACTGCGCAATATGTTATCGAAGAGGTCCGCATCCAGTTCAGGGACCCCGGTATCATGGCAGGAACCAAAAAGCCCGACTATGCCCGTGTCATTGATATCACGACCCAGGGTGCGCTGAAGAACATGATTCTTCCCGGCGCCCTTGTGATCCTGTTCCCCATTATCATCGGTGTCACCATGAAGTACGAAGCCCTCGCTGGTTTCCTCATGGTAGCAACCATCACCGGTATCCTCATGGCACTCATCCTCAACAACAGCGGTGGTGCATGGGACAATGCCAAGAAATACATCGAGACCGGTGTCCATGGCGGCAAGAAGAGCGAGGCTCACAAGGCAGCCGTTATCGGTGATACCGTCGGCGATCCGTTCAAGGACACCGCCGGCCCGTCACTCCACGTGCTCATCAAGCTCCTTGCTACCCTGACGCTCGTGCTCGCGCCACTCTTCATTTAA